In a genomic window of Arachnia rubra:
- a CDS encoding glycosyltransferase encodes MHVALLIDDFFPSSGGIGRSVETQIQELADLGHEVSLIAPDRHLEKPRNCRVIECPTFYTEGFPAHLSILHNSERRAQLITQCARFDIVHTQTERGALILGARIARLQRIPHLHTFHANVAGTHQTVKAAIFGTWLYQFLINPLLTKAAGRASSRSRLVPRSQEPGGLAARMDWASFADIAGKVDAWTVPSPFMKELVERAATHEVPGYVVPTGVSRGMLKAIAHARRERSFDTVRFITVGRLAKEKRLDVLIRAFRHAGIPESELVIVGDGDQRSLLKMLAAGAHNIDFRGHLRSVDAIAYELVNADAFVLASYRFDSQALVLSEAAAAGLPILYCDDRLTVATSPRSALLTEPDVHSLAAGMRLLADPERRERMRAACVSQTGRLTPRDTAEMYVSIYEELIGAASA; translated from the coding sequence ATGCATGTCGCATTGCTGATAGACGACTTTTTCCCGTCCTCCGGCGGGATCGGGCGTTCCGTGGAGACACAGATCCAGGAGCTGGCGGACCTGGGGCACGAAGTCAGTCTCATCGCCCCGGACCGGCATCTGGAGAAACCCAGGAACTGCCGCGTCATCGAGTGCCCGACTTTCTACACCGAGGGGTTTCCCGCGCATCTGAGCATCCTGCACAACTCAGAGCGGCGAGCCCAGCTCATCACGCAGTGTGCCCGTTTCGACATAGTCCATACCCAGACCGAGAGAGGGGCGCTGATCCTCGGAGCCCGGATCGCCCGGCTTCAGCGCATACCACATCTCCACACCTTCCATGCCAATGTCGCGGGCACACACCAGACCGTCAAGGCCGCGATCTTTGGCACCTGGCTGTACCAGTTCCTCATCAACCCGCTGCTCACCAAGGCCGCTGGACGGGCTTCCAGCCGGTCGCGGCTGGTTCCCCGGTCCCAGGAGCCGGGTGGACTGGCTGCCCGGATGGATTGGGCCTCCTTCGCCGACATCGCAGGCAAGGTCGATGCCTGGACCGTCCCCAGCCCCTTCATGAAGGAGCTGGTGGAAAGGGCCGCCACCCATGAGGTACCGGGATACGTGGTTCCCACCGGTGTGAGCCGGGGCATGCTGAAAGCGATCGCTCACGCCCGGAGAGAACGCTCCTTCGACACGGTGCGGTTCATCACCGTCGGGCGTCTGGCGAAGGAGAAACGCCTGGATGTCCTGATCAGGGCTTTCCGGCATGCCGGTATCCCCGAATCAGAGCTTGTCATCGTCGGGGACGGAGACCAGCGCTCGCTGCTGAAGATGCTGGCCGCGGGAGCCCACAACATCGATTTCCGGGGCCATTTACGTTCTGTGGATGCCATCGCCTATGAGCTGGTCAACGCTGACGCCTTCGTGCTGGCAAGCTACCGGTTCGATTCCCAGGCGCTGGTGCTCTCAGAGGCCGCGGCGGCGGGGCTTCCCATCCTCTACTGCGATGACCGTTTGACGGTGGCGACCTCACCGAGATCTGCTTTGCTGACCGAGCCCGATGTCCACTCTCTGGCTGCGGGGATGCGCCTGCTTGCCGATCCTGAAAGACGTGAGCGCATGCGCGCCGCCTGCGTTTCACAGACCGGGCGGTTGACTCCCCGGGACACCGCCGAGATGTATGTATCCATCTATGAGGAACTGATCGGAGCTGCGAGTGCCTGA
- a CDS encoding thymidine kinase: protein MRVPELVFHTGPMDCGKSTLALQLHHTQSTHGRQGRLFTSKDRSGEAQITSRLGLSAPATEVGEDFDFWTHTIAQLVAGKRVDYLVCDEAQFYTGRQVEQLARIVDELQIDVYVFGILADFRTRLFPGSQRLVELADRMETLPLGPLCWCGARGTHNARTVDGLMVTEGSQVVVGDTDAGEVRYEVLCRAHHRRRMTATRARATLGEDPLPFGD from the coding sequence CTGCGAGTGCCTGAACTCGTCTTTCACACCGGCCCGATGGACTGCGGAAAGTCGACGCTTGCCCTGCAGCTTCATCACACCCAATCCACGCATGGCCGGCAAGGCCGGCTCTTCACATCCAAGGACCGCTCAGGTGAGGCGCAGATCACCTCCCGGCTGGGCCTCAGCGCACCGGCCACCGAGGTGGGGGAGGATTTCGACTTCTGGACCCACACCATCGCCCAGCTGGTGGCCGGGAAGCGAGTCGACTATCTCGTCTGCGACGAGGCGCAATTTTACACGGGCAGACAGGTCGAGCAGCTTGCCCGCATCGTTGATGAACTGCAGATCGATGTCTACGTCTTCGGGATCCTCGCCGACTTCAGGACCAGGTTGTTTCCCGGATCACAGCGCCTCGTGGAATTGGCTGACCGGATGGAAACGCTTCCTCTAGGGCCACTGTGCTGGTGCGGGGCCAGGGGAACCCACAACGCCCGTACAGTGGACGGCCTGATGGTCACCGAGGGGTCGCAGGTCGTGGTCGGAGACACCGACGCGGGGGAAGTCCGGTATGAGGTCCTGTGCCGGGCTCATCACCGGCGCCGCATGACCGCAACTCGAGCCCGCGCCACGCTCGGGGAGGATCCGCTGCCCTTCGGTGATTAG
- a CDS encoding OB-fold nucleic acid binding domain-containing protein, whose amino-acid sequence MTHEQQGLLQRLRRFLSPSEELEAEDLKERSRDCGASPLSECCERSKVKLRGTVRWVTSLDMGGVEALLTDGTGSIELNWTGRRRLDCITPGCDLVVQGRISSGDDGLVMYNPEFEVVS is encoded by the coding sequence ATGACCCACGAGCAACAGGGTCTCCTACAACGCCTGCGGCGTTTTCTGTCCCCTTCCGAGGAGCTAGAGGCAGAGGACCTGAAAGAGCGTTCCCGCGACTGCGGCGCTAGCCCTCTGTCGGAATGCTGTGAGCGTTCCAAGGTGAAACTCCGGGGGACTGTCCGCTGGGTCACTAGCCTCGACATGGGGGGCGTGGAGGCTCTGCTCACCGACGGTACGGGCAGCATCGAGCTGAACTGGACCGGCCGCCGCCGGCTGGACTGCATCACCCCCGGCTGTGACCTCGTCGTACAAGGCAGGATCTCCTCAGGTGATGATGGACTCGTGATGTACAACCCTGAGTTCGAGGTCGTCAGCTAG
- a CDS encoding DUF4235 domain-containing protein, translating into MAVEEKVLWKIYAGVLGTATTFVAQKLITKAWETATGDVPPDPNDPETPLTQALIWALCSGLGVGMAQLTMNRYMQRRWFSNTGHKGPGKLRSKMEL; encoded by the coding sequence ATGGCTGTTGAGGAGAAGGTCCTGTGGAAGATCTACGCGGGCGTGCTTGGCACGGCTACCACGTTTGTCGCCCAGAAGCTGATCACGAAAGCTTGGGAGACCGCCACGGGAGATGTCCCGCCAGATCCGAATGATCCTGAGACTCCATTGACCCAGGCACTCATCTGGGCGCTGTGCAGCGGTCTCGGTGTGGGTATGGCGCAGCTCACGATGAATCGCTACATGCAGCGCCGCTGGTTCTCCAACACCGGGCACAAGGGCCCAGGAAAGCTCCGTAGCAAGATGGAACTGTGA
- a CDS encoding alkaline phosphatase family protein: protein MSGPKIPPSGAQVAHAASSRQCVGDAEREALGTPVGDDPQKNGAWTYATSPDAYQQDLLVPPDYEGACLSNVLPSIAARLRGERPVIGIPQATRYLILLLDGLGWFPIADHACDSQLFAPKLKDAIRLTCAVPSTTATSLTTIGCGSPPGSHGVVGYSFLDPDRDCIMNALTWAGGPADVAGFACAPTLYQALRSQGLTSGCVSLSRFKGSGLQRLAFDGTEHFGVERENNHQAFTGLVLQALREHEVVYAYDRSLDHNGHAHGVGSWQWLDSLARAEDLAAELSAAVPKDTCLLVTGDHGMINVPRNRQIVLEDHPGLSGAGHVGGEPRLRQLYSQQPRQLARAWKTELGERAEVWLRDDAIDAGWFGAVTDRVKQRFGDVLVVMQEDWAVHTRALPREFGLVGQHGALTASEMYVPLFSFGPA, encoded by the coding sequence ATGAGCGGCCCTAAGATCCCGCCATCAGGGGCCCAGGTGGCGCACGCGGCATCATCCCGGCAGTGTGTCGGCGATGCGGAGAGGGAAGCACTGGGTACGCCCGTCGGCGATGACCCCCAGAAGAATGGTGCCTGGACATATGCCACGTCTCCCGATGCCTACCAGCAGGATCTCCTGGTGCCGCCGGACTACGAGGGGGCCTGCCTGAGCAACGTACTTCCCAGCATCGCCGCCCGGCTGCGCGGCGAGAGGCCGGTGATCGGCATACCCCAGGCCACCCGGTACCTCATCCTGCTGCTCGATGGGCTCGGATGGTTTCCCATCGCGGACCACGCCTGCGACAGCCAGCTGTTCGCGCCGAAGCTGAAGGACGCAATACGCTTGACTTGCGCGGTGCCGTCAACCACCGCCACATCGCTGACCACCATCGGCTGCGGCTCGCCACCCGGGAGTCACGGGGTGGTCGGGTACTCATTCCTGGACCCAGACCGGGACTGCATCATGAATGCCCTCACCTGGGCGGGTGGGCCTGCGGACGTCGCGGGTTTTGCCTGCGCACCGACCCTTTACCAGGCACTGCGCTCCCAAGGCCTGACGAGCGGCTGTGTCAGCCTCTCGCGTTTCAAGGGCAGTGGCCTCCAGCGACTGGCCTTCGACGGCACCGAGCATTTCGGGGTTGAGCGGGAAAATAACCACCAGGCATTCACGGGTCTCGTTCTCCAGGCCCTGCGGGAACACGAGGTGGTCTACGCCTACGACCGCAGCCTGGACCACAACGGGCACGCCCACGGGGTTGGGAGCTGGCAATGGCTGGACTCGCTGGCCAGGGCAGAAGACCTCGCCGCCGAATTGTCGGCGGCAGTGCCCAAGGACACCTGCCTGCTGGTCACCGGCGACCACGGCATGATCAACGTTCCCCGGAACCGGCAGATCGTCCTCGAAGATCACCCTGGCCTCTCAGGCGCCGGTCACGTAGGGGGTGAGCCACGGCTCAGGCAGCTTTACAGCCAACAGCCACGGCAACTGGCCAGGGCGTGGAAGACGGAGCTGGGGGAGAGGGCTGAGGTGTGGCTACGTGATGATGCGATCGACGCAGGCTGGTTTGGAGCTGTCACTGACCGTGTCAAGCAGCGCTTCGGTGATGTCCTGGTCGTGATGCAGGAGGACTGGGCCGTCCACACTCGCGCCCTCCCCAGGGAGTTCGGACTCGTCGGACAGCACGGCGCACTGACTGCCTCCGAGATGTATGTGCCTCTTTTCTCCTTCGGGCCGGCCTGA
- a CDS encoding DUF3710 domain-containing protein, whose translation MEATDEEKVDETAEDEEREKSDEEKWAEIDEDFDRDEGPFDIEEVDLDQDDVQRIDLGALVVTPFEGMQLQLQVDEAKQQVQSFLVGDGASAMEVALFAGPRRTSMLAEIRDEIAAASEKEGGEVTLLEGPFGVELRRRQPVTDPQGRQGIHVSRTWLVGGPGWVLRGIVFGRAALEPEDEDAVIALLECFGNLVVRRGTAPAVPGGLIPLSVPNLEQK comes from the coding sequence ATGGAAGCCACCGATGAGGAAAAGGTCGACGAGACGGCCGAGGACGAGGAGAGGGAGAAAAGCGACGAGGAGAAATGGGCGGAGATTGACGAGGACTTCGATCGTGATGAGGGTCCCTTCGACATCGAAGAGGTGGACCTGGATCAGGACGACGTCCAGCGCATCGATCTCGGGGCTCTCGTGGTCACTCCCTTCGAGGGCATGCAACTCCAGCTTCAAGTCGATGAGGCCAAACAGCAGGTCCAGTCCTTCCTGGTGGGAGATGGCGCCTCAGCCATGGAAGTGGCGTTGTTCGCCGGTCCGCGGCGCACGTCGATGCTGGCCGAGATCAGAGACGAGATAGCTGCCGCCTCGGAGAAGGAAGGCGGTGAGGTTACCCTGCTTGAGGGTCCTTTCGGAGTCGAGCTGCGTCGTCGCCAACCAGTCACTGACCCGCAGGGCAGGCAAGGCATCCACGTTTCCCGTACCTGGCTGGTCGGCGGTCCTGGATGGGTGCTACGAGGCATCGTCTTCGGCCGCGCTGCTCTAGAACCAGAAGACGAGGACGCGGTGATAGCCCTTCTCGAGTGCTTCGGTAATCTTGTGGTCCGCAGGGGAACTGCGCCTGCGGTACCTGGAGGTCTCATCCCCCTGAGCGTGCCGAACCTGGAGCAGAAATGA
- the dut gene encoding dUTP diphosphatase, producing MTEIPVVVDLPGQVPAYAREGDAGADLRTTQAITLDPGERALVGTGVCIGLPAGTVGLVTPRSGLATSRGLGIVNSPGVIDSGYRGEIRVCLINLDTKEPVRLQAGERIAQLVVVPFLPARFTPVAELDETERGQGGYGSTGQH from the coding sequence GTGACTGAGATCCCAGTAGTCGTAGACCTCCCTGGGCAGGTTCCTGCCTACGCCCGCGAGGGAGATGCTGGAGCGGATCTGCGTACCACGCAGGCGATAACACTCGACCCTGGAGAGCGGGCCCTGGTGGGCACCGGGGTGTGCATCGGCCTTCCCGCGGGAACCGTCGGACTGGTCACCCCCCGGTCCGGACTGGCCACGAGCCGTGGGTTGGGGATCGTCAATAGTCCTGGCGTCATCGACTCGGGTTATCGTGGTGAGATCCGCGTTTGTCTGATCAACCTCGACACGAAGGAGCCGGTGCGACTGCAGGCTGGTGAGAGGATCGCCCAGCTGGTGGTTGTACCCTTCTTGCCTGCCCGATTCACCCCGGTGGCCGAGCTCGATGAGACGGAGCGCGGCCAAGGGGGTTATGGTTCAACCGGACAGCACTGA
- a CDS encoding potassium channel family protein — protein sequence MRVAIAGAGNVGRSIARELISNGHQVLLIEKDPSAINPDSVPGAEWFQADACELQNLEEAELENCDVAIAASGDDKVNLVHSLLAKTEFGVPRTVARINHPGNEWLFDEAWGVDVAVSTPRIMSALVEEAVETGDLVRLFTFTKSATNLSEIRLPKQSPFVGRRIRDLELPREVVLVAIIRDGIPLVPERDSALEAMDEMLFVVSQDTEGELSSMFAYTG from the coding sequence ATGCGAGTAGCCATCGCCGGAGCCGGCAACGTGGGCCGGTCGATCGCCCGCGAGCTGATCAGCAATGGCCATCAGGTTCTGCTCATAGAGAAGGATCCCTCAGCCATCAATCCTGATTCGGTGCCTGGCGCAGAGTGGTTCCAGGCCGATGCCTGTGAACTGCAGAACCTGGAAGAGGCCGAGCTGGAGAACTGCGATGTGGCGATCGCGGCCAGTGGCGATGACAAGGTGAACCTGGTGCATTCGCTGCTGGCGAAGACAGAGTTCGGTGTGCCTCGCACTGTCGCCCGCATCAACCACCCTGGCAATGAGTGGCTTTTCGATGAGGCCTGGGGCGTGGATGTCGCTGTCTCTACGCCTCGCATCATGTCAGCTCTGGTCGAGGAAGCCGTTGAGACGGGTGACCTGGTGAGGTTGTTCACCTTCACCAAGTCTGCGACGAACCTCTCAGAGATCCGGCTGCCCAAACAGAGCCCGTTCGTCGGGCGCCGGATCCGGGATCTAGAGCTACCCCGGGAAGTGGTCCTGGTGGCGATCATCCGCGATGGCATCCCGCTGGTACCGGAGCGTGATAGCGCACTCGAGGCCATGGACGAGATGCTTTTCGTGGTCAGCCAGGACACCGAGGGCGAACTCAGTTCGATGTTCGCTTACACAGGCTGA
- the sepH gene encoding septation protein SepH yields MDSALSPREIQSRIRGGATLAEVATEAGVEPTRIEGFALPVLAEREHMTTTALGCAVRRRGDGSGHRRLRELISLRLQARGIDSDAIAWDSWREPDRRWRLVGILESHERRAEFVFDPRGRFTVADNPDARWMIGEELPGSKDPDNENTIDFDDEFALVRATSQPSPPTGSPRG; encoded by the coding sequence ATGGACAGCGCATTGAGCCCGCGGGAGATCCAGTCCCGCATCCGTGGAGGGGCCACGCTTGCCGAGGTGGCCACGGAAGCCGGAGTGGAGCCGACACGGATTGAGGGATTCGCCTTGCCGGTACTGGCAGAGCGCGAGCATATGACCACCACCGCTTTAGGATGTGCGGTCAGGCGCCGCGGTGATGGCTCGGGACATCGTCGTTTGAGGGAGCTGATCTCCCTCAGGTTGCAGGCACGCGGCATCGACTCTGACGCCATAGCCTGGGACTCATGGCGGGAACCCGACCGCAGGTGGAGGCTGGTGGGGATACTGGAGAGCCACGAGCGGCGGGCGGAGTTCGTCTTCGACCCTCGGGGTCGGTTCACGGTGGCCGACAACCCGGATGCCCGCTGGATGATTGGTGAGGAGCTACCTGGCAGCAAGGATCCCGACAACGAAAACACCATCGATTTCGATGATGAGTTCGCACTGGTGCGTGCAACATCCCAGCCATCCCCCCCCACCGGCTCTCCCAGGGGATGA
- a CDS encoding potassium channel family protein: MGCGRVGSMLARGLEERGHSVAVIDVNVDAFRRLGLDFQGITVSGVGFDREVLEAADIRHADGFAAVSSGDNSNILAARVVREQYGIDNVVARIYDQGRAAVYERLGIPTVATVRWTVGQVMRRLLPEGSEPVWRDPSGTVRLLQVYVHSGWVGKRIRDLSAAAQAPIPFISRTGRGIVPDSQTVFQDGDLIFVACETERTDTVESLFAAPPTHP, encoded by the coding sequence ATGGGCTGTGGCCGCGTTGGCTCCATGCTGGCCCGGGGCCTCGAGGAGCGAGGCCATTCGGTGGCGGTGATCGACGTGAACGTGGACGCGTTCCGTCGGCTCGGGCTCGACTTCCAGGGAATCACGGTCAGCGGGGTCGGATTCGACCGGGAGGTGCTGGAGGCTGCCGACATCCGGCACGCCGACGGGTTTGCAGCTGTTTCCAGCGGTGACAACTCCAACATCCTGGCGGCCCGGGTGGTGCGTGAGCAGTATGGGATAGACAACGTGGTGGCCCGCATCTACGACCAGGGCAGGGCTGCCGTGTATGAGAGGCTGGGTATACCGACCGTGGCCACCGTGCGCTGGACGGTGGGCCAGGTGATGCGCAGGCTGTTACCGGAAGGCAGCGAGCCCGTATGGCGGGATCCCTCGGGTACGGTGCGGCTACTCCAGGTGTATGTCCACTCTGGCTGGGTGGGGAAGCGGATCAGGGACCTGTCCGCGGCCGCGCAGGCGCCCATCCCTTTCATCTCCCGGACGGGGCGCGGTATCGTGCCGGACTCCCAGACTGTATTCCAGGACGGGGACCTGATCTTTGTGGCCTGTGAGACGGAGAGGACTGACACCGTCGAATCCCTTTTCGCTGCTCCCCCGACCCATCCCTGA
- a CDS encoding APC family permease, with amino-acid sequence MNIYQALKRVFVGRRLASAQLGETLLPKRLALPVFASDALSSVAYAPDEILITLSLAGMTGYLFSWQIGLAVGVVIAVVAMSYRQTVRAYPTGGGDYEVAASNLGRHAGLTVASALLVDYVLTVAVSVSAGVLNAKAMLPGIDGYEVPIAVGVIVVLALMNLRGVRDSGGVLAWPTYVFMFSMLLMLAIGFFRILVLGHSLKSETSDLTVIGAQGADQAFGWVLVAIITRAFSSGCAALTGVEAVANGVPSFRPPKSRNAASVLGLLGLIAVTMLVGIVLLANLTRVHLIDELTGTHYLKPDGSTIHTAAVTVTGQLARTVFGDWFVPGFYVVIIATLSILFLAANTAFNGFPSLASILAKDGYLPRQLHTRGDRLAYSNGIVLLAVAAIALVWGFNASVTALIQLYVVGVFISFTVGQTGMVLHWNRALRVEKDRGERRRMQRSRVVNLLGAGMTAVVLVVVLISKFTHGAYLALVAMGLMYLLMVLIRRHYDQVRDELALRPESDRALPSRVRAVVLVQQVNLPTAKAIAYAKAGRATSLMGVTISVDDEEARELMEAWRREDFGIPLRVIASPYREITQPFIRYVAEMRTENPRDVVAVYIPDYVVGNWWERLLHNQTTLLIRTRLHYMSGVMVISVPYQLSSSRRREARQGTR; translated from the coding sequence GTGAACATCTATCAGGCGCTGAAGCGTGTGTTCGTCGGCCGCCGCCTGGCCAGTGCACAACTGGGGGAAACGCTTCTCCCGAAACGGCTCGCGCTGCCCGTGTTCGCCTCGGACGCGCTGAGCTCGGTCGCCTACGCACCCGACGAGATCCTGATCACCCTGTCCTTGGCCGGGATGACCGGCTACCTGTTCTCGTGGCAGATCGGGCTCGCGGTCGGGGTCGTGATCGCGGTGGTGGCGATGTCCTACCGGCAGACCGTTCGTGCCTATCCGACTGGTGGAGGGGACTACGAGGTAGCCGCGTCGAACCTGGGCAGGCACGCAGGACTGACCGTGGCGTCGGCGCTGCTGGTCGACTACGTGCTGACGGTCGCCGTCTCGGTTTCCGCCGGTGTGCTCAACGCCAAGGCGATGCTCCCCGGGATAGACGGCTACGAGGTGCCCATCGCGGTCGGGGTGATCGTCGTCCTGGCACTGATGAACCTGCGGGGCGTCAGGGACTCCGGGGGGGTGCTGGCCTGGCCCACCTACGTCTTCATGTTCTCAATGCTCTTGATGCTCGCCATCGGATTCTTCCGGATCCTGGTCCTGGGGCATTCGCTGAAGAGCGAGACCTCCGACCTGACGGTGATCGGTGCCCAGGGCGCCGACCAGGCCTTCGGGTGGGTGCTGGTCGCGATCATCACCCGGGCCTTCTCGTCGGGCTGCGCCGCGCTGACCGGCGTGGAGGCCGTGGCCAACGGCGTGCCATCGTTCCGCCCCCCCAAGAGCCGCAACGCCGCCTCGGTGCTCGGGTTGCTCGGGTTGATCGCTGTGACCATGCTCGTCGGGATCGTCCTGCTGGCAAACCTGACCCGTGTGCACCTGATCGACGAACTGACAGGAACCCACTACCTGAAGCCGGACGGCTCGACCATCCACACCGCGGCGGTGACCGTGACGGGACAGCTGGCGCGCACGGTCTTCGGCGACTGGTTCGTTCCGGGTTTCTACGTGGTCATCATCGCCACCCTGTCGATCCTGTTCCTGGCCGCGAACACCGCTTTCAACGGTTTCCCGAGCCTGGCTTCGATCCTCGCCAAGGACGGTTATCTGCCCCGGCAACTCCACACCCGCGGCGACCGGTTGGCCTATTCCAACGGGATCGTGCTGCTGGCCGTGGCGGCCATCGCCCTCGTCTGGGGTTTCAACGCCTCCGTGACGGCCCTGATCCAGCTCTACGTGGTCGGGGTGTTCATCTCCTTCACCGTCGGACAGACCGGGATGGTGCTGCACTGGAACCGCGCGCTCCGCGTCGAGAAGGACCGGGGCGAACGACGGCGCATGCAACGATCCCGCGTGGTGAACCTCCTCGGCGCGGGAATGACCGCCGTGGTGCTGGTGGTCGTGCTCATCTCCAAGTTCACCCACGGCGCCTACCTCGCCCTGGTTGCCATGGGATTGATGTACCTGCTGATGGTCCTGATCCGCAGACACTACGACCAGGTCAGGGATGAACTGGCCCTCCGCCCCGAATCCGACCGGGCACTGCCGAGCCGGGTCAGGGCGGTGGTGCTGGTGCAACAGGTGAACCTGCCCACCGCGAAGGCCATCGCCTACGCGAAGGCGGGTCGCGCCACATCCCTGATGGGGGTGACGATCTCCGTCGATGACGAGGAGGCGCGCGAGCTCATGGAGGCGTGGCGGAGGGAGGATTTCGGCATTCCGTTGCGCGTGATCGCATCCCCCTACCGGGAGATCACCCAGCCCTTCATCCGCTATGTGGCCGAGATGCGCACTGAGAACCCCAGGGACGTGGTGGCCGTCTACATTCCCGACTATGTGGTGGGGAACTGGTGGGAGCGACTGCTCCACAACCAGACCACCCTGCTGATCCGCACCAGGCTGCACTACATGAGCGGGGTGATGGTGATCTCGGTGCCCTACCAGCTCAGCAGCTCGCGGCGCCGCGAGGCCAGACAGGGCACCAGATGA
- a CDS encoding class I SAM-dependent RNA methyltransferase, translating into MIEVELERVAHGGVVVGRFDGKVIFVTGGLPGERVVVEITEKGSRFDRGRVIRVLEASPGRVEPPCPIAGECGGCDWQHASPELQLDLKTAVVAEQLSRLAGITWPGRVEAIQPTVNWRTRMRYSVSGGRVGLRGRRSHEVVSLPETGCLAAAPGLFPAQLNELAEGAESLSVVRAANRVSVLADGKLLIGPPRVREKAGKFSFQVAASGFWQVHPRAAETLLDAVMEGLKPRQGDLALDLYCGSGLFAAGLDHSGAEVFGVELDREAAANARVNVPRGRFLALSLAKALRRLPSGVDLVVLDPPRRGAGAAVVARVADLAPRAVAYVACDPASLARDLAGFAVRGYEADRIRAFDLFPMTHHVECVAILKPATRT; encoded by the coding sequence ATGATCGAGGTCGAACTCGAACGGGTGGCCCACGGTGGTGTGGTCGTGGGGCGCTTCGACGGCAAGGTGATCTTCGTCACGGGCGGACTGCCCGGGGAGCGGGTGGTCGTAGAAATCACCGAGAAGGGCAGCCGGTTCGATCGGGGACGCGTGATCCGGGTTCTCGAGGCCTCCCCGGGACGGGTGGAGCCCCCGTGCCCGATCGCCGGAGAGTGTGGTGGCTGTGACTGGCAGCACGCCAGTCCCGAGCTCCAGCTCGACCTCAAGACGGCCGTCGTCGCGGAGCAGCTGTCCCGATTGGCGGGAATCACCTGGCCCGGGCGGGTGGAGGCCATCCAGCCGACGGTCAACTGGCGCACCCGGATGAGGTACTCGGTCAGCGGTGGTCGCGTGGGGCTACGCGGGCGGCGATCACACGAGGTTGTGTCACTGCCCGAGACGGGATGCCTCGCCGCTGCACCCGGCCTGTTCCCGGCTCAGTTGAACGAACTCGCGGAAGGAGCGGAATCGCTCAGCGTGGTTCGCGCGGCGAACAGGGTCAGCGTGCTCGCCGATGGAAAACTCCTGATCGGCCCACCCCGGGTCCGCGAGAAGGCGGGAAAGTTCTCCTTCCAGGTGGCAGCCTCCGGTTTCTGGCAGGTACACCCCAGGGCGGCCGAGACCCTGCTCGACGCCGTCATGGAAGGGCTCAAGCCCAGACAGGGGGATCTGGCGCTCGATCTCTACTGCGGTTCGGGGTTGTTCGCCGCGGGCCTGGATCACTCCGGGGCCGAAGTTTTCGGGGTGGAACTGGACCGGGAGGCTGCTGCGAATGCCCGCGTCAACGTGCCCCGGGGGCGTTTTCTGGCGCTGTCGTTGGCGAAGGCACTGCGACGGCTCCCTTCCGGGGTCGATCTGGTCGTCCTCGACCCACCCCGGCGGGGAGCGGGGGCCGCCGTGGTGGCGCGCGTGGCGGATCTCGCGCCCAGGGCCGTCGCCTACGTCGCCTGCGACCCGGCGAGCCTGGCCAGGGACCTGGCGGGTTTTGCGGTACGCGGATATGAGGCGGACCGGATCCGTGCCTTCGACCTGTTTCCGATGACCCATCACGTGGAGTGTGTGGCCATCCTGAAACCCGCCACGAGAACCTGA
- a CDS encoding DUF4193 domain-containing protein — protein MATDYDAPRKNDEEMSEDSLEELKTRRNDKNSGKVDEDEVEAAESFELPGADLSHEELTVRVLPRQSDEFTCASCFLVKSQSQLAETKGDLKYCVDCV, from the coding sequence ATGGCCACCGACTACGACGCACCGCGTAAGAACGACGAGGAGATGAGCGAGGACTCGCTCGAGGAACTCAAGACGCGTCGCAACGACAAGAATTCCGGCAAGGTGGATGAGGACGAAGTCGAGGCTGCTGAATCCTTTGAGCTACCGGGAGCCGACCTTTCACACGAGGAACTCACAGTACGTGTGCTGCCACGGCAGTCGGACGAGTTCACCTGTGCTTCCTGCTTCCTTGTCAAGTCTCAAAGCCAGCTAGCTGAGACCAAGGGAGATCTCAAATACTGTGTCGACTGCGTCTGA